The Benincasa hispida cultivar B227 chromosome 11, ASM972705v1, whole genome shotgun sequence genome has a segment encoding these proteins:
- the LOC120091984 gene encoding senescence-associated carboxylesterase 101, giving the protein MDDHNSHRFSSGLELGNFIATSDLLEHSWKAITKLRTEITVPIYLAFYKYYNERSNCKILAFVTTPNCTENPIDEDGGEDLVSLSDLLIDEFTAFEFLQTKTCPDSAINGVALDLFRRFYPVYEQEISRLISDPNTPIIITGHGLGGSVASLLTLLLLDSIDLTKTKRPLCITFGSPLLGNEAFQNAISQFSTWSSCFLHLVSNQDPLPTKFLNNKAYYPFGTFLFCSQSGGCSSFEDPKSVLKLLEATKASNDVLTASSFFDYKETIDRLINQANLKATMKMVTENAESWTGSFVAQLETIGVARNQAQQQQQQRVVDVNRLAKALKDNEMNLILENTKPFAKTLNDVKINMAKLEWYKKKCKFDNIGYYDSYKNQRSEPDIRVAEFKKILRVYWENKVEEAERKPLRDGAPFNVQLLFGGTNYRRMVEPLDIAEHYRKGLTDYKSHRPKHYTKLEQWFKESPTPDSSSTQREAVSSILTVDSLFWEHVEEAVLACQVLTMVDCSEEENEVELAKLREFEDYVVELMRNYAVSSEIFLPHSTFMKWWEEYDEIVGDDHDSVLSRLMRNEEYEEYANGRLQIP; this is encoded by the exons ATGGACGACCATAACTCTCACCG ATTCAGCAGCGGATTGGAATTAGGGAATTTCATTGCGACTTCAGATTTGTTGGAGCATTCATGGAAGGCGATTACAAAACTTCGAACTGAAATTACTGTACCGATTTATTTGGccttttataaatattacaatGAGCGATCGAACTGTAAGATCCTTGCGTTCGTTACTACTCCCAACTGTACCGAAAATCCTATTGATGAAGATGGAGGAGAAGATCTAGTTTCGCTTTCGGATCTGCTCATCGATGAGTTTACTGCGTTTGAGTTTCTTCAAACCAAAACATGCCCGGATTCCGCCATTAATGGAGTTGCTCTTGACCTCTTTCGCCGTTTCTATCCTGTCTATGAACAAGAg ATATCAAGGCTGATATCCGATCCCAACACTCCAATAATAATCACAGGACATGGTTTAGGAGGATCAGTTGCTTCTCTCTTGACATTATTACTTCTTGATTCCATAGATCTCACCAAAACCAAACGCCCTCTCTGTATAACTTTTGGTTCTCCTCTGTTAGGCAATGAGGCTTTTCAAAATGCCATTTCACAGTTCTCAACTTGGTCTTCTTGCTTCCTTCATCTTGTCTCCAACCAAGACCCTCTTCCTACAAAGTTCTTGAATAACAAAGCTTACTATCCCTTTGGCACTTTCTTGTTCTGCTCCCAATCTGGTGGTTGTTCTTCTTTCGAAGACCCGAAATCGGTCTTGAAATTGTTGGAGGCAACCAAAGCTAGTAATGATGTTCTTACTGCTTCTTCATTCTTTGATTATAAAGAAACAATTGATCGTTTGATAAACCAGGCCAATCTTAAGGCTACTATGAAGATGGTCACAGAGAATGCAGAGTCGTGGACTGGGAGCTTTGTAGCACAACTTGAAACTATTGGAGTTGCTCGAAATCAA GcccagcagcagcagcagcagagAGTAGTAGATGTTAACAGACTCGCAAAAGCACTAAAAGACAACGAGATGAACCTGATACTTGAGAACACAAAACCTTTTGCCAAGACTTTAAATGACGTTAAGATAAACATGGCAAAACTTGAATGGTACAAGAAGAAGTGTAAGTTTGATAATATTGGTTATtatgatagctacaaaaatcaAAGAAGTGAACCTGACATTAGAGTTGCTGAGTTCAAAAAGATCCTACGAGTTTACTGGGAAAATAAGGTAGAGGAAGCAGAAAGAAAACCTCTTAGGGATGGAGCTCCATTCAATGTACAATTATTGTTCGGAGGAACGAATTACCGACGAATGGTCGAACCACTCGACATCGCCGAACACTACCGAAAGGGATTGACTGACTACAAATCTCACAGGCCAAAGCACTATACTAAGCTTGAACAATGGTTCAAAGAGTCGCCAACTCCCGATTCGAGTTCAACACAAAGAGAAGCGGTTTCTTCTATACTTACTGTGGATTCTCTGTTTTGGGAACATGTGGAAGAGGCTGTTCTGGCATGTCAAGTGCTGACGATGGTGGATTGtagtgaagaagaaaatgaagtagAACTAGCTAAGCTTAGAGAATTTGAGGATTATGTAGTGGAATTGATGAGGAATTATGCTGTATCTTCTGAGATTTTCTTGCCACATAGCACCTTCATGAAATGGTGGGAAGAGTATGATGAGATTGTGGGAGATGATCATGACTCAGTGCTCTCGAGGTTAATGAGgaatgaagagtatgaagaataTGCTAATGGGAGGTTACAGATCCCTTGA